From the Bradyrhizobium ontarionense genome, the window AGCGCCTCCTTGAACAGCTGCAGCGCATCGGCCATGGCGCCGATCTCGGTCTTTACGCCGCGGTATGGCACCTCGGCGGACAGGTCACCCTCGCCCAGCGCCTGCATCGGCTTCACGATCGAACCGATGCCGGCCGACACGTCGCGGATCAGATAGAGGCTCAGCAGGATGCCGGCGAGGAGCGTGACGGCGAGGATTGCCGCGACCATCACGAAGGCCGACGCGTAGCTGTCGGCAGCCTCCTGCGAGGCCTTCTCGGCCCCGGCATTGTTCAGAGCGATGTCTTTCTTCAGCAGCGCGTCGGCGTCGGTCAGCAGGCGGTTGACCTTGCTGGAGTTCAAGGCGGTCGCCTCGCGTGGAAACTGTCCGGCTTCCTTGCGCGAGAGCGCCAGCACGTCTGCGACATCGCGTTTGTACTGGTTCCAGATTCCGGACCAGTTGTCGTAGATCGCGCGTTCCTCGGCTGAGGTGATCAGCGGCTGATAGGCCTGAACAGTCTTGGCGACGGTTTCGAAATTGGCGTTCAGCGCCAGTTCCACCTTGAGCTTGTCCTCCAGTGTCTCCGCAAGCAGATGCGCACGCACGATGTTGCGGTTCATCACGACGCGCTCTTGCAACTCGCCCAGCACGCGCACGCTCGGCAGCCAACTCGTCGCGATGTCCACGGTATTGGCGTTGATCGCCCGCATATTGGCGATCGCGAGCCACCCCATTCCGGTGATGGCGACGAGCAGGAAGGCGGCGACCGCGATGATCTTGGCGCGAATCGAATAATGGGCAAGCATGACCAACGTCTCTCAGCTCTGACCATCGAGCGCGACAGCGCCCATGATCCAACGGACCGTCCGGCCCGATGCCGGATGTTGTGAGGAGACGTTTCGAAACGAAGTGATGAAGACTGAATCGAGAATCGTCCCGTAGAACTACGGAAGACGAAAACGATTTAAAACAAATTAAGCCAGGCTCTCCGCTACTGCATCAATCCGAGTGCGTCGGCGAAAAACTGCGGCCCGCCGAAATTGCCGGACTTCAGCGCCAGCAGCATGTCGCCTGTCTCCGCGCCGATCGCGCGCAGCACCGGCACGCCGGCCGCGATCTCGCGCCCGACCTGGAAGCCCGGGATGTTCAGCCGGTCGACGACGGCCCCCGAGGTCTCGCCGCCGGCGACGATCAGCCGCCTGACGCCGGTCCGGACCAAGCCATCGGCGAGATCGGCCATCGCCTGCTCGATGGCGTGGCCCGCCGCCTCGCGGCCATGCTTGGCCTGCACCGCGCCGACCTGATCGGGCCCCGCGCTGGAGGCGATCAGCACCGGGCCTCGGCCGAGGCGCTCGACCGCCCAGGCCAGCGCCCGCTCGGTCTCCCCCGCGCCTGCGACCAGGCGCTCAGCATCGAGGCGCAGCACCGGCATGATGCGCTCGGCCTGCGCGATCTGCTGTAACGTCGCCTGCGAGCAGCTGCCGGCGAGGCAGGCGGCCATGCCGCCAACCGGCGCATCGGCGTGATGGGCAAGGCTGTGGGAGTGCACGTGCCCGGCCGCGACCAGCGCCCGCGCCAGGCCGAGCCCGATCCCGGACGCCCCGACCGAGACGCGGCTCTTCAAGGCCGCCGCACCGATGGCGCTCAGGTCAGCATCGAACACGGCGTCCACGATCGCAGCCCCGATGCCCTGCCCTGCGAGCTCAGCGAGCCGGTGGCCGACCGCCTCCGGCCCATGCACGACGGTTGCCAGATCGACCAGGCCGATCCGTCTGCGGCTCTGGCGCGCCAGCACGCGCACCAGATTGGCATCGTGCATCGGGTTGAGCGGATGATCCTTCAGCGGACTCTCATTGAGCGGCACATGCCCGACGAACAGGTTGCCCTGATACACGGTCCGCCTGGTCTCAGGAAACGCAGGCGTCACCAGCACGATGCCGTCACCGGCATCGCCGGCCAGCGCGTCCATCACCGGACCGATATTGCCGGCATCGGTGGAATCGAACGTCGAGCAGATCTTGAACAGCACGTGATCCGCCCCGCGTCCGCGCAGCCATTTGTCGGCCTCCCGCGAACGGGCCACCGCGACCGAAGCCTCGATCGAGCGGCTCTTCAAGGACACCACGACCGCATCGACCTCGGGCAGCGCGAGGTCATCGGCCGGCACGCCGATGGTCTGCACCGTCCGCAGGCCGGCCCGGGTCAAGGTGTTGGCGAGGTCGGAAGCGCCGGTATAGTCGTCGGCGATGCAGCCGAGCTTCAAGGTCACGGCTTCACTCCCTTGTAGGCTGCGAACCAGCCGAGCCCGTCCTCGGTGCGGCCGCGCGGATTGTATTCGCAGCCGACGAAGCCGGCATAGCCGAGCCGGTCGAGCTCGGCGAACAGGAACGGATAGTTCAGCTCCTCGCTGTCAGGCTCGTTGCGCGAGGGAATGCTGGCGATCTGGACGTGGCCCGTGATGTCGATCATCTCGCGCAGCCGCATGGTGACGTCGCCATGGATAATCTGGCAGTGATAGATGTCGAACTGCAGCTTCAGGTTCGGGATTCTGAGCTCACGGATGAGATCGCGGGCGAAGCCGAAATCGTTGAGAAAGTACCCCGGCACGTTGCGCGCATTGATCGGCTCGATCACGACGTCGAGGCCGTGTGGCGCGAAGAACTCCGCGACCCAGGCCACCGACTT encodes:
- the otnI gene encoding 2-oxo-tetronate isomerase produces the protein MPRFAANLSMMFTEHPFLDRFDAAATAGFTAVEFLFPYDHPAEEVGKRLRDNGLTQALFNLPPGNWDAGEKGFAALPERFDDLRASLETALPYAKTTGVKRLHMMAGIADRGDAKAVEAYYKSVAWVAEFFAPHGLDVVIEPINARNVPGYFLNDFGFARDLIRELRIPNLKLQFDIYHCQIIHGDVTMRLREMIDITGHVQIASIPSRNEPDSEELNYPFLFAELDRLGYAGFVGCEYNPRGRTEDGLGWFAAYKGVKP
- the otnK gene encoding 3-oxo-tetronate kinase; the protein is MTLKLGCIADDYTGASDLANTLTRAGLRTVQTIGVPADDLALPEVDAVVVSLKSRSIEASVAVARSREADKWLRGRGADHVLFKICSTFDSTDAGNIGPVMDALAGDAGDGIVLVTPAFPETRRTVYQGNLFVGHVPLNESPLKDHPLNPMHDANLVRVLARQSRRRIGLVDLATVVHGPEAVGHRLAELAGQGIGAAIVDAVFDADLSAIGAAALKSRVSVGASGIGLGLARALVAAGHVHSHSLAHHADAPVGGMAACLAGSCSQATLQQIAQAERIMPVLRLDAERLVAGAGETERALAWAVERLGRGPVLIASSAGPDQVGAVQAKHGREAAGHAIEQAMADLADGLVRTGVRRLIVAGGETSGAVVDRLNIPGFQVGREIAAGVPVLRAIGAETGDMLLALKSGNFGGPQFFADALGLMQ